One window of Leptotrichia trevisanii DSM 22070 genomic DNA carries:
- a CDS encoding basic amino acid ABC transporter substrate-binding protein, giving the protein MKKLLIVIMMAIFGIVSCGNKTEAKQDMKKLVVGTDGVFPPFGYMENGELVGFDIDLIKQIGKDLGYEIEMKVQPFDALIPSLKTGKLDAIISGMSATEERKKSVDFTDEYFKSTQVYLRKKGNTAVNSKESLAGKKVGVQLGTIQELEAKKIQNANVVANDATVNLILDLKSGKSDAVILENIVAMEFMKKNPEIEIFYEEKLPYGMAIAFDKGKHSELIKQINEELKKLQENGKYAELIKKYGLETNRN; this is encoded by the coding sequence ATGAAAAAATTATTAATAGTAATTATGATGGCTATATTCGGGATAGTGTCGTGTGGGAACAAAACAGAAGCAAAGCAAGATATGAAAAAACTTGTTGTAGGGACAGATGGAGTATTTCCTCCGTTTGGGTATATGGAAAATGGTGAATTAGTAGGATTTGACATTGATTTGATAAAACAGATTGGGAAAGATTTGGGATATGAAATTGAAATGAAAGTTCAGCCATTTGACGCTCTTATACCGTCACTTAAGACTGGAAAGCTGGATGCGATTATTTCTGGAATGAGTGCAACTGAAGAAAGAAAAAAATCAGTTGACTTTACAGATGAATATTTTAAATCAACACAGGTTTACTTGAGAAAAAAAGGGAATACGGCAGTAAATTCTAAAGAGAGCCTGGCTGGAAAAAAAGTTGGAGTACAGCTCGGGACAATTCAGGAATTAGAAGCTAAAAAAATACAAAATGCAAATGTTGTAGCAAATGATGCAACTGTTAATCTGATTCTAGACTTGAAAAGCGGAAAAAGTGATGCTGTAATACTGGAAAATATTGTTGCAATGGAATTTATGAAAAAAAATCCCGAGATAGAGATTTTTTATGAGGAAAAATTGCCGTATGGAATGGCAATCGCATTTGATAAAGGAAAACATTCGGAACTTATTAAACAGATAAATGAAGAACTGAAAAAATTGCAGGAAAATGGTAAATATGCAGAATTAATCAAGAAATATGGATTGGAAACAAATAGAAATTAA
- a CDS encoding amino acid ABC transporter ATP-binding protein, which translates to MIKIKNLKKKYGELKVLKGISTEIKEGEVISIIGPSGSGKSTFLRCINRLEEPTSGEIKINDKNILERGVDINKIREEVGMVFQHFNLYPHKTVLENITLGPIRLKKMSKPEAEKLAVELLEKVGLSDKRDVYPNKLSGGQKQRVAIARALAMNPKVILFDEPTSALDPEMIGEVLEVMRELANAGMTMIVVTHEMGFARNVANRVFFMDEGYILEDAKPQDLFDNPKSERARIFLDKVLNH; encoded by the coding sequence ATGATTAAGATAAAAAATTTGAAGAAGAAATATGGAGAACTGAAAGTGCTAAAAGGAATTAGTACTGAAATCAAAGAAGGTGAGGTAATTTCAATTATAGGGCCTTCTGGAAGTGGGAAATCAACATTTTTACGTTGCATAAATAGACTTGAAGAACCTACATCTGGAGAAATTAAAATAAATGATAAAAATATTTTGGAACGTGGAGTGGATATAAACAAAATTCGTGAAGAAGTTGGAATGGTGTTTCAGCACTTTAATTTGTATCCTCATAAAACAGTATTGGAAAATATTACTTTAGGGCCAATTAGATTGAAAAAAATGTCAAAACCTGAGGCAGAAAAATTGGCAGTGGAATTACTTGAAAAAGTAGGACTTTCTGATAAAAGAGATGTTTACCCAAATAAACTGTCTGGCGGGCAGAAACAAAGAGTTGCTATTGCAAGGGCATTAGCAATGAATCCTAAGGTGATTCTATTTGATGAGCCGACATCGGCACTTGATCCCGAAATGATAGGGGAAGTTCTGGAAGTAATGAGAGAACTTGCAAATGCTGGAATGACAATGATTGTAGTAACACATGAAATGGGATTTGCTAGAAATGTTGCAAATAGAGTGTTTTTTATGGATGAGGGATATATTTTGGAAGATGCGAAGCCGCAAGATTTATTTGACAATCCAAAATCAGAAAGGGCAAGGATATTTTTAGATAAAGTGTTAAATCATTAA
- a CDS encoding amino acid ABC transporter permease translates to MEELEKTRKIVKTSFFIAVVTVAVLLAFPYDMKPKEWEIYAGSYFVTTLGLTVGGAAIGILFGMLLAFFKFQKTKSEVVNMIKDVVIDEYVDIMRGTPMVLQLLTLSFVVVIFNNYWIALIALGLNSAAYVEETIRSGIESIDKGQMEAARATGMPYRMAMNEIIMPQAIKNILPALLNEFINLFKETAVVGYISVVDITMNSKSLQAVYYSVKPILFTGLVYYISVKLFSFIGKRLEMRLKEND, encoded by the coding sequence ATGGAAGAATTGGAAAAAACACGAAAAATAGTAAAAACATCATTTTTTATAGCAGTTGTAACGGTTGCAGTGCTTCTTGCGTTTCCGTACGATATGAAGCCGAAAGAGTGGGAAATTTATGCTGGAAGCTACTTTGTGACTACGTTAGGGCTTACAGTTGGAGGGGCTGCTATTGGTATTCTTTTTGGAATGTTGTTAGCATTTTTTAAATTCCAGAAGACAAAAAGTGAAGTTGTTAATATGATAAAAGATGTCGTTATTGACGAATATGTTGATATAATGCGTGGTACGCCAATGGTTCTACAGCTTTTGACATTATCTTTTGTAGTTGTGATATTTAATAATTACTGGATTGCATTAATTGCTTTAGGACTTAATAGTGCGGCTTATGTGGAGGAGACGATTCGTTCTGGAATTGAAAGTATAGACAAGGGACAAATGGAAGCTGCAAGAGCGACTGGTATGCCTTATAGAATGGCAATGAACGAAATTATAATGCCACAAGCAATAAAAAATATTTTACCAGCACTTTTAAATGAATTTATAAACTTGTTTAAGGAAACAGCTGTTGTAGGGTATATTAGTGTTGTAGACATTACAATGAACAGTAAAAGTTTACAAGCTGTATATTATAGTGTAAAACCAATATTGTTTACTGGTTTGGTTTATTATATCAGCGTAAAATTATTCTCATTTATTGGGAAACGATTGGAGATGAGATTAAAGGAAAATGATTAA
- a CDS encoding DUF1439 domain-containing protein: MKLFKFLFFSIIILIVGLGYYIYTQNQLKIPDSMVKSAVASKFPIEKSYPLGKIKLFNPKVHFENDKLIIEAEYLNDALNDQISGTMTFATDIRYDPMKSNLYLEDFQIVRLTKENKEIDLDKKPIIRTGLNYAFSQLEKKEILNLSGVEKFQMIKDIKIENNKLTVVK; this comes from the coding sequence ATGAAATTATTTAAATTTTTATTTTTTTCAATTATTATATTAATTGTAGGCTTAGGTTACTACATTTACACTCAAAACCAGTTAAAAATTCCAGATTCTATGGTAAAAAGTGCTGTTGCTTCCAAATTTCCAATAGAAAAATCCTACCCTCTTGGAAAAATTAAACTATTTAATCCAAAAGTACATTTTGAGAATGATAAGTTAATTATTGAAGCAGAATACCTAAATGATGCATTAAATGATCAGATTAGCGGAACAATGACCTTTGCAACTGACATTCGTTATGATCCAATGAAATCAAACCTTTATCTCGAGGACTTCCAAATTGTAAGACTGACAAAAGAAAATAAAGAAATTGATCTTGATAAAAAACCTATTATCAGAACAGGGTTAAATTATGCTTTTAGTCAGCTTGAAAAAAAAGAAATTTTGAATTTATCAGGAGTTGAAAAATTTCAAATGATAAAGGATATAAAAATTGAAAATAATAAATTGACAGTTGTTAAATAA